The Nostoc sp. NIES-3756 DNA window TTCAGCAAACTAGGAAACGCTATATCATATTCAATTTTCGTGTTGATAATTTTGAAGTCATGAAAATCAATATAGTTTTTTGCATAAATTATAGACATTAAGCTGATGTCTATATAAACATCTCATATCGCAACTGTTATGCAAACAATCCATAATTATCTTGCTAACAAACAATTTCAATTTACAAAACATCAGTTTTTCCAACTGTTAACTGACGACACAACTTTAGAACAATTTGCCTCTGTAGCTGCACGTTTGAGTTTCTGGGTGATGTCTTTTCAAGATTTACTCCGACTCAATGAAGAACGAATTACTAACGATAAAATCCGCAATATTGTCCGCAAGCATAGGTTAGAGCAAAGTGGCCACGAACACTGGTTTGTCAGCGATGTCCATGATATGGAATGTAAAATGCTGACTTTGCAGTCTATTTACAGCCGCAGTTGTGCAACTACGCGAGATGCTACTTATGCACTTATGTCGGAAGTTTTTCAAGCAAACAGTGACTATGAGCGGGTAATTTTGTTGTTAACTCTGGAATCTACAAGTAACATCTTTTTAGGATTTACTGTCGATTTTGTAGATACAGTTAATTACACCAGTAGTTTGAAGTACTTTTCTAATTACCACTTGGAATTTGAGAAAAACTATAGAGGGTTTGAAGAAAAGCTGACAAATTACTTTGCAGAAGTTCAGTTAAATCAGGATGAGGAAGCGCAGATACTGAAAATGATAGATAGAGTTTATAAAGCTTTTAACTTAATGTTTGATGGGTTGGCATCAGCTTTAGAGATTAAACCCAAAGCCGAAAAATTGCCTACTTTAGCACTTTTATAATGTATGATTTTCCTGGTGTTGGCTTAAAAGCCTAAAACATAGGAAAAGATTGTGGAATCTCAACTACCAGTAGCACAAGTAATCAAAACTCTCCAACAAGATTTACCGACTCTGTTTGAGAAAGATATCTCGTATGAGATTTATACGCAAGATATTTACTTTCAAGACCCTGTAAATAAATTCAAGGGTAAATTTAACTACAGGATTATCTTTTGGACTTTACGCTTCCATGCAAGATTATTTTTCACTCAAATCTACTTCGATTTACATGAAGTATCTCAGGTAGATGAATATACGATTTTAGCCAAGTGGACGGTACGGGGAACTTTGCGTGTTCCTTGGCAGGCAGGTATTTTTTTTAATGGTTATTCAACTTATAAATTGAGACAAAATAACTTAATTTACGAACATATAGATACTTGGGATCGAAAGCCGGGAGAGATTTTGCGGCAGTTTTGGGTAAAAGAAAATAATAACTAATTCGTAATTCGTAATGGGTTACGCCCCGCTACGCTAACGTAATTCGTAATTTACTTATTCCCTAACTTTTGCTGCTTATCCTACTTGATCTAAAGGTTCTACATCATGAAAGTATTTATAGTCAATATAGCGATGTCCGTCTGATGTGTGGTGAAAGATATCAACAAAACGATTATTCCATAAAATATCATGAGCGGTATATTGATGACGGGCATGAACTACTTGTGCGACGGCTTCATCTATACCACTGACTGATATAACTATATTTGTATTCGTTTGAATTAATGACTCTGCTGACATACCATAAAGGGGACTTGTTTCATCTATTGGATGTAGTGCTAGCCAACTTAATGTAAAACTTGGTGTTTGATTTCTCAGTAGTTTTAAATCATGAAAACGCCGAATAAATTCTCCTTCTGTGGTGATTTCATCCCGCATTAAATAAACCCGCATCTGTGCTTCTAAGATTAAGTTACGCCGTTGGTTAGCGGTGCGAAACATCAGAGTTGGCAAACCATTGTAGGGTGTAATTACAGCAACACGACTAAATATTACACGGGCGGAAGGGCGGGAAAATCGAGCAAATGCCAGACCTGTCATCACGGCAATTCCTACTAAACCAATCATGGCTTCGATGGTGACGACTATATTAGAATATAGTGTTTTAGGATACATTGCACCATAGCCAATAGATGCGAGTGTTTGCACACTGAAGAAAAATAAATCTAAAAAAGAGCCTGTTCTAGCATTGGCAATACAATCTCCTCCTAGCCAGTAAGCCAGAGCAAATATAATATTAATTGCTATGTAAGAAAGACAAATTATTAATAAAAATCCAGCCCAAGGAATTGTTAATAACAAATGGTAAGGATCACGCCAGTATGAATACCATGCACCCATGCCAATAATCTCAAATTGTCCATCCTGAATTTTTATTTGAACTCGTTGTGGTCGTTTCTTGGAAAGTCTCTTCAGTCGGAATTTCATCGGAGGTAGCCACAAGAACGGCAATTATTAGTAATATACCGCTAAAGTCATGCTGTAAATTTTTAGGTCTGGTTTAGTCGCGTTGGTGTTAGTTTCTCTTAGAAAAGGCGGTTTCCCTTCAGGGATGGGTGACTAGGGAACCTGGAGGGAACAGGTAAAATCAATTTTTTGTATTAAGTTTTGTTCAATCATGAAAACTTGACTGCAAAAGGCTTTCATCCCCGTTCCCTTTTAATTGCACATCCCTTATACATATGAGCCATCAAATCTGGAAGCTTTTCTAGCGTGAAGCGTTCTAGCTTTATATCATCAAAACTTTTTGCTATCAATTGCTGCATATTTCGATTTAAGTGACAGCCATCAGCTATAACTTTTTGAATTGGTGTTAGCCGATTTTGCCATACCTGTACTTTAGGCTTATCACTAAGTCCATGTTCCAGAAAAAAGAACTTACCACCCGGTTTTAATACCCGGTAAACTTCTTTTATAGCTTGCTCAACATTGACAATACTGCATAAAGTCCATGTGCTGACTACGCTATCAAATGTATTATCTGGCATAGGGAGATTTTCACCTGATAACAAAAGTTTTTCAACTTTGATACCAGACTCATCAATGCGCTTTTGTGCTATGGCATTCATCCCTGGATTTATATCTACTGTAGTGATTTTGCGAATATGCTCAGGATAGTAAGCTAAATTTAATCCAGTACCGAAGCCAATTTCTAATACTTCTTCTGTAACGTCTTTTAGTAATTCTCGACGATATTTAGCTAAGACGGGATCTGACATACTCCAGTCGAGAAGACGCGGGAAAATTACTTGTGAATAGAAACCCATAATTTGTTAATCTCTACAAGTGGATTTGTATATACTTCTTGTTGTTTTCGCAACTTAGGGAAATTATGTTCCGGATAACTCTGGTGCAAGCAAGTGTATGTATAAAAAGAGAGCCGCAAAAGCATCATGATGAACGAGATTACTGTGCTAGAGTCCTGTTGGTACATTTCTCCGCCTTGGGGTGAAAATATACCTTCATTGGCTGTGCAAATACAAGAAAAAGTCCATTTACCAAGCTCTAATTTACCAGGTTATTGCTGCGGCGTTCATTGGGAGGATGAGCAATGGATTTATGCCATAGTTTGTGATGATGAAACGCTATATCTACGTCATGGAGAATTTTCCGCAACAAATGTACTCAGAAGTAATACTGTTACTGCTCCAGCTTTTAAGTTAGGCGATGTAGTTGAGGTTGATTTTAGTGAGCAACCAAACAAACGTATTATTCAAGGTATTTTTAGTCTAAAACATAATTGGCTGTACGCTGTCGAATGGCGATCGCCAATTTTACCAGAAAAGACATCGGCTCAAAGTCGGCTCATCTGGCTGGCTGATATTGATTTGGTCAAGTTAAGTGTAACTAATAGTTAAAGCTGGGGTAATTATTTAATCTATTTAGTTAATTTTTATTAATGTTATTGACGATTTTCTGGTGAGTAAGGAACACCTAACCCTTGGGGTGGTTTGGATTTACCTGCTAATCCTAATAGGGCAAAGATGGCGATCGCATACGGTAACATGGCAAGAAACTGATAGGGTATATTTGCACCCAAGGCTTGAATACGTAGCTGTAAAGCTTCCGTCGCACCAAATAACAAACAAGCCAACGTACTACCTACAGGATGCCACCTCCCAAAAATTAAAGCTGCGATCGCAATAAATCCTTTACCTGCACTCATATTTTCTGAGAAAAATCTGATCTGCACTAAAGCAAGATCAGCACCTCCTAAACTGGCAAGACAGCCACTAATAATTACAGCCAAATACCTGACTTTTGATACTGATACTCCAGTTGTCGCCGCAGCTTGGGGATATTCTCCCACGGCACGTAAGGTTAAGCCAAAGCTAGTATTAAATAGAATATATGTACTTACCGCAATGAGAATTAGCAGTAAATATACAAAAATATCTCTTTGAAATAGTAAAGCTCCCAGTAGAGGTATATCTGATAGAAAAGGAATGTTTATCGGCTCAATTCCTGCTAATCTCTGAGTGCTGTTCCCTTGAAATACTAACCGCGCTAAAAACGATGTTAACCCCGCAGCTACTAAATTAATTGCTAATCCTGAAACTAATTGATTGACGTATAAGGAAACACACAAGAAAGCATGGAGTAACCCGACTAATCCGCCAGCTATTAAGGCAGAGAGAAGACCAAGCCAAGGGTTATTAGTGTAAAATGTGGCTAGGGCGCTTGTAAAAGCACCTGTTAATAGCATCCCTTCTAAGGCAATATTTAGCACTCCTGAGCGTTCTGAGTACATTCCACCAAGGGCGGCAAATGCTAGGGGTACGGCTAAGTTTATGCTGGCGATTAAGTAGTCAGAGAGGAAGTTGAGGTTATTCATAGAGGTTTTTTTAACGCAGAGGTACGCGGAGGGAAGCGCGGAGGAGCGCGGAGAAGGCTTTTCGTATCTTGGCGTTAAACCTTAGCGTTCCTTTGCGTTTTCATTTGTCTTTCTACAGCTAGGCTGATGGCTATGAATAATACAGTTAATCCTTGGATGGCATAAACTACAGTCACGGGTACACCAGCGCTACGCTGCATCACATTAGCACCACTACGTAGGGCTGCAAAGAATAAGGAAGTTAAGACTACGCCGCTAATACTACCACGACTTAAAAAGGCGATCGCAATGGCATCAAACCCATAACCGGGTGATACTTGTTCAAATAGACGATACTTCAATCCCATTA harbors:
- a CDS encoding DUF2358 domain-containing protein, which codes for MESQLPVAQVIKTLQQDLPTLFEKDISYEIYTQDIYFQDPVNKFKGKFNYRIIFWTLRFHARLFFTQIYFDLHEVSQVDEYTILAKWTVRGTLRVPWQAGIFFNGYSTYKLRQNNLIYEHIDTWDRKPGEILRQFWVKENNN
- a CDS encoding ion channel, with translation MKFRLKRLSKKRPQRVQIKIQDGQFEIIGMGAWYSYWRDPYHLLLTIPWAGFLLIICLSYIAINIIFALAYWLGGDCIANARTGSFLDLFFFSVQTLASIGYGAMYPKTLYSNIVVTIEAMIGLVGIAVMTGLAFARFSRPSARVIFSRVAVITPYNGLPTLMFRTANQRRNLILEAQMRVYLMRDEITTEGEFIRRFHDLKLLRNQTPSFTLSWLALHPIDETSPLYGMSAESLIQTNTNIVISVSGIDEAVAQVVHARHQYTAHDILWNNRFVDIFHHTSDGHRYIDYKYFHDVEPLDQVG
- a CDS encoding class I SAM-dependent methyltransferase translates to MGFYSQVIFPRLLDWSMSDPVLAKYRRELLKDVTEEVLEIGFGTGLNLAYYPEHIRKITTVDINPGMNAIAQKRIDESGIKVEKLLLSGENLPMPDNTFDSVVSTWTLCSIVNVEQAIKEVYRVLKPGGKFFFLEHGLSDKPKVQVWQNRLTPIQKVIADGCHLNRNMQQLIAKSFDDIKLERFTLEKLPDLMAHMYKGCAIKRERG
- a CDS encoding DUF1392 domain-containing protein; this translates as MMNEITVLESCWYISPPWGENIPSLAVQIQEKVHLPSSNLPGYCCGVHWEDEQWIYAIVCDDETLYLRHGEFSATNVLRSNTVTAPAFKLGDVVEVDFSEQPNKRIIQGIFSLKHNWLYAVEWRSPILPEKTSAQSRLIWLADIDLVKLSVTNS
- a CDS encoding ABC transporter permease, producing the protein MNNLNFLSDYLIASINLAVPLAFAALGGMYSERSGVLNIALEGMLLTGAFTSALATFYTNNPWLGLLSALIAGGLVGLLHAFLCVSLYVNQLVSGLAINLVAAGLTSFLARLVFQGNSTQRLAGIEPINIPFLSDIPLLGALLFQRDIFVYLLLILIAVSTYILFNTSFGLTLRAVGEYPQAAATTGVSVSKVRYLAVIISGCLASLGGADLALVQIRFFSENMSAGKGFIAIAALIFGRWHPVGSTLACLLFGATEALQLRIQALGANIPYQFLAMLPYAIAIFALLGLAGKSKPPQGLGVPYSPENRQ